CGCGATGTACTCGATCGCGGACCTGGCGACGGCGAAGCAGCACGACCTGGACGTGACCTGGCTGATCGTGGACGACGGCGGCTACGGCATCCTGCGCGAGTACATGACGGACTCCTTCGAGGGCCGCACGACGGGCACGGAACTCACCCGCCCGGACTTCGTGGCCCTCGCCCGGTCCTTCGGCGTCCCGGCGGACGTCACGTCTGCGGACACCCTGCGCGCGGACCTCGCGAAGGCGCTCGCCACCCCGGGCCCGACGCTCCTGCTGCTCCCGGCCACGCTCAAAATGTTCGCCCCGACCCACCTCTGACCCCCGCATTCGGGGCGCCCTTCCGATCTCCTGCCTAGGATGTCCGGAGATGTCCAGATCCATCCAAGGGTGATCAGGGAGGCTCCACATGCCGGACGACGCGGCGGGACGGCTCCGCACCGAGGGCGGGGAACCCGCCGTCGAGTTCCTCTCCGTCGGGGACGAGTCCGCACCGGCGGCCGTCTCGGCCGTGCTGGGACTCGCCGAGGGGGCGCCGGCCTGTGTCCGGCGCCGGAGGTTCCTGCTCGACGGGAAGCCCGTGATGCTGGCCGCCTCGTACCTCGACGCCGTCCTCGTCGCCGGTACGCCCATCGCCGAGCCGGACTCCGGCCCCGGCGGGATCCACGCCCGGCTCGCCGAGCTGGGGTACGGGCCCGTCCGGTTCCGCGAGGAGGTCCGCTCCCGGATGCCGTCCCCGGAGGAGGCCGACCGGCTCGGCCCGGCGGCCGGGAACCCGGTGGTGCTGGTCCGCCGTACCGCCTTCGCCGCCGACGGACGGGCGGTCGAGGTCGCCGAGATGGTCCTCGACGCCTCCGCGTACGTACTGGAGTACGAGTTCGACGCGCCGTAGTCCCCGGTCGGGTGAAGCGCGGTCGCCCGGGGAGAACGCCGGTGCGATTGTTGCCGGGGGATGAAATCCGCCGGTCGTGGCGTTGGGGGAGGCGGCAGGACAGGATCAACGGGGAGGCGTCACGTGGCGGCGGCAGAGATGGCAGCGGGCGAGAAACAGGGCTGGGCCCGGCGGCTCGCCGCATACACCTGGCGGTACCGGCTCAATGTTCTGCTGGCGCTCGGGTCCTCCCTGGGCGGCATGGCGGTCATGGCGCTCGTACCGCTGGTCACCAAGGTCATCATCGACGACGTCATCGGCGACCACAGCAAGCCCATGGGGATATGGGCCGGTCTGCTCATAGGCGCGGCGGCCCTCGTGTACGTGATGACGTACATCCGCAGGTACTACGGCGGCCGCCTCGCGCTCGACGTCCAGCACGACCTGCGCACCGACATGTACGACACCATCGCCCGCCTCGACGGGCGCCGCCAGGACGAGCTGTCCACCGGCCAGGTCGTCGGGCGGGCCACGAGCGACCTCCAGCTGATCCAGGGGCTGCTCTTCATGCTGCCCATGACCATCGGGAACTTCCTGCTGTTCGGGATATCCCTCGGCGTCATGCTGTGGCTGTCCCCGCTGCTGACCCTCGTCGCGCTGCTCATGGCCCCCGCCCTCTGGTTCATCGCCAAGCGCAGCCGCAAGAAGCTCTTCCCCGCCACCTGGTGGGCCCAGGGCCAGGCCGCCGCCGTCGCCACCGTCGTCGACGGGGCCGTCACCGGCGTCCGCGTCGTCAAGGGCTTCGGCCAGGAGGAGCAGGAGACCGGCAAGCTGCGCGCCGCCGGGCGGCGGCTGTTCGCCGGGCGGATGCGGACCATCCGCCTCAACTCCCGCTACACCCCCGCCCTGCAGGCCGTGCCCGCCCTCGCCCAGGTCGCCATGCTGGCCCTCGGCGGCTGGATGGCCACCAACGGCCAGGTCACCCTCGGCACCTTCGTGGCCTTCTCCACCTACCTCGCCCAGCTCGTCGGCCCCGTCCGCATGCTCGCCATGGTCCTCACCGTCGGCCAGCAGGCCCGCGCCGGCGTCGAGCGCGTCTTCGAGCTCATCGACACCGAGCCCGTCATCGAAGAGGGCACGCACGAGCTGCCCGCCGACGCCCCCGCCACCGTCGAGTTCGACGAGGTCGTCTTCGGGTACGACCCCGAGCGGCCCGTCCTGGACGGGTTCTCGCTCTCCATCGCGGAGGGCGAGACCGTCGCCGTCGTCGGCTCCTCCGGCTCCGGCAAGTCCACCGTCTCCCTCCTCCTGCCCCGCTTCTACGACGCCGACCGCGGCACCGTCCGCGTCGGCGGACACGACGTGCGCGGGCTGACGTACGACTCCCTGCGCGCCGCCATCGGGCTCGTGC
The Streptomyces sp. NBC_01296 DNA segment above includes these coding regions:
- a CDS encoding GntR family transcriptional regulator; this encodes MPDDAAGRLRTEGGEPAVEFLSVGDESAPAAVSAVLGLAEGAPACVRRRRFLLDGKPVMLAASYLDAVLVAGTPIAEPDSGPGGIHARLAELGYGPVRFREEVRSRMPSPEEADRLGPAAGNPVVLVRRTAFAADGRAVEVAEMVLDASAYVLEYEFDAP